A part of Myxococcus landrumus genomic DNA contains:
- a CDS encoding aminotransferase-like domain-containing protein, whose translation MGALAHKPKLYEQVAERLSDAIAAGTLRGGDRLPSVRQLALRERVSISTVLQAYLHLEAVGLIETRPQSGHYVRRRERPRLAEPQVSQPAKSATPVTVSGLVSQVYRAMRDPRVIQLGGAWPATELLPVRRLMRELNILTRESGELGILYDAPPGCLELRQQLARRSLDWGGALSADDFIITCGAAEAIHLGLLAVARPGDTIAIESPAYYGTLQNIESLGLKALEIPCSPRHGMELDALQAALERRRVAAVLVVPSFSNPVGSCMPEENRRRLVSMLEERGIPLIEDDIYGDLHFGPERPRTCKSFDTTGNVMLCGSFSKTLAPGFRVGYVAPGKLRERVELLKFSHTVATATLPPLAIARFLEEGGYDRHLRALRRGLKAQVERMAEAVAEFFPEGTRVARPEGGSLLWVELPPTVDSLALHERAFAVGISVAPGPIFSARTESYRNFIRLSCGQPWTPRVEAAVSSLGCLARGLV comes from the coding sequence CACAAACCCAAGTTGTACGAGCAGGTGGCCGAGCGGCTGTCGGATGCGATTGCCGCGGGCACGCTGCGGGGCGGAGACAGGCTGCCGTCCGTGCGGCAGCTCGCCTTGCGTGAGCGGGTGAGCATCTCCACGGTGCTCCAGGCGTATCTGCACCTGGAAGCGGTGGGGCTCATCGAGACACGGCCGCAGTCCGGCCACTACGTGCGCCGCCGGGAGCGGCCCCGCCTCGCCGAGCCGCAGGTGTCCCAGCCCGCCAAGAGCGCCACGCCCGTGACGGTGAGCGGCCTGGTGTCCCAGGTGTATCGCGCGATGAGGGACCCGCGCGTCATCCAGCTCGGCGGCGCGTGGCCCGCGACGGAGCTGCTGCCGGTGCGGCGGCTGATGCGCGAGCTGAACATCCTCACGCGCGAGTCCGGCGAGCTGGGCATCCTGTACGACGCGCCACCGGGGTGTCTGGAGCTGCGGCAGCAGCTCGCGCGCCGCTCGCTCGACTGGGGTGGGGCGCTGTCCGCGGACGACTTCATCATCACCTGTGGCGCGGCCGAGGCCATCCACCTGGGCTTGCTGGCTGTCGCCCGTCCCGGCGACACCATCGCCATCGAGTCCCCCGCGTACTACGGCACGCTCCAGAACATCGAGTCGCTGGGGCTGAAGGCGCTGGAGATTCCGTGCTCGCCTCGCCATGGCATGGAGCTGGATGCGCTCCAGGCCGCGCTGGAGCGACGGCGGGTGGCGGCGGTGCTGGTGGTGCCGAGCTTCAGCAACCCGGTGGGAAGCTGCATGCCGGAGGAGAACCGGCGCCGGCTGGTGTCGATGCTGGAGGAGCGAGGCATTCCGCTCATCGAGGACGACATCTACGGCGACCTGCACTTCGGCCCGGAGCGTCCGCGCACGTGCAAGTCCTTCGACACGACGGGGAACGTGATGCTGTGTGGCTCGTTCTCGAAGACGCTCGCGCCGGGGTTCCGCGTGGGCTACGTCGCGCCCGGGAAGCTCCGCGAGCGCGTGGAGCTGCTCAAGTTCTCGCACACGGTGGCGACGGCGACCTTGCCGCCGCTCGCGATTGCGCGCTTCCTGGAAGAGGGCGGGTATGACCGGCACCTGCGCGCGCTTCGCCGGGGACTGAAGGCGCAGGTGGAGCGGATGGCGGAGGCCGTGGCGGAGTTCTTCCCGGAGGGGACGCGGGTGGCTCGGCCCGAGGGAGGCTCGCTGTTGTGGGTGGAGCTGCCGCCCACGGTGGACTCACTGGCCCTGCATGAGCGCGCCTTCGCCGTGGGCATCAGCGTGGCGCCCGGGCCCATCTTCTCCGCGCGGACGGAGTCCTACCGGAACTTCATCCGCCTGAGCTGTGGCCAGCCCTGGACACCGCGCGTCGAGGCCGCGGTGTCCTCGCTGGGCTGTCTCGCGCGAGGGCTGGTGTAG
- a CDS encoding DUF6923 family protein translates to MKTQWKKVLLTGALAGACVANAHDLEADKRVNGETSATVSTYPATLVFSYTVTNVHPTLPSTLLTVSDPRFASRGFSFTPAPPVDIPVGDSLTYQFTYTLDSFEDCLALAGEDDDPSTPGETPGFTNTFRVTFQEGASEARARVVCEQPPLTCDDTLYISTGVPTSLNVFDPVAGTLTPLFTASIQYNAIGFNQVDGYIYGLTELTTPNRLLRMGSDGVPADLGAVAGLPTSRYNAGTFLTDGSYLVHNGATDEYARIDVVARTSLASGIVDSPATLFMSDMAVNPLDGRVYAYNHDTDRLTVFDPVTTTHTDFGPTAPVNASGSVSTGFLAGSAFFDQEGRFYLYGTDINAPPGGPQNTLYQVNLDTSGFTRIVGGPSVNVVDGASCALGEAGITQVSGFFKVHLDVARDCLAGGTIDLGVVGGVRTLKDMMTVFWASPTLGPGGFVLAPASSLNMRLATEVLTATCNERLFGPTPRGAAVLKVGHEALATSMADADRRDILTELTAFNASGATRALPLQFDLTKGPATPLRAMRLGQR, encoded by the coding sequence GTCCACCCCACGCTGCCCTCGACGCTGCTGACGGTGAGCGACCCGCGCTTCGCGTCGCGCGGCTTCAGCTTCACGCCCGCGCCTCCCGTGGACATCCCCGTGGGGGACTCCCTCACGTATCAATTCACATACACACTCGACAGCTTCGAGGACTGCCTCGCGCTGGCGGGCGAGGATGACGACCCGTCCACGCCCGGGGAGACACCGGGCTTTACCAACACCTTCCGGGTGACCTTCCAGGAAGGTGCATCCGAGGCCCGAGCCCGCGTCGTCTGCGAACAGCCGCCGCTCACCTGCGACGACACGCTGTACATCTCGACGGGGGTCCCCACCTCGCTCAATGTCTTCGACCCCGTCGCGGGGACGTTGACGCCGCTCTTCACCGCCTCCATTCAATACAACGCCATCGGCTTCAATCAGGTGGATGGCTATATCTATGGCCTGACGGAGCTGACCACGCCCAACCGCCTCCTGCGCATGGGCTCCGACGGCGTGCCCGCGGACCTCGGCGCCGTCGCGGGGCTGCCCACCAGCCGCTACAACGCGGGGACCTTCCTCACCGACGGCAGCTATCTCGTCCACAACGGCGCGACCGACGAATACGCTCGCATCGACGTCGTCGCCAGGACCTCGCTGGCCTCCGGCATCGTCGACAGCCCTGCCACCCTCTTCATGAGCGACATGGCGGTCAACCCGCTCGACGGGCGGGTGTATGCCTACAACCACGACACCGACCGGCTGACCGTATTCGACCCCGTCACGACGACCCACACCGACTTCGGCCCCACGGCGCCCGTGAATGCGTCCGGGTCGGTGAGCACGGGGTTCCTCGCGGGCTCCGCGTTCTTTGACCAGGAGGGGCGCTTCTACCTCTACGGCACGGACATCAACGCGCCCCCGGGAGGCCCGCAGAACACGCTGTATCAAGTCAACCTGGACACCAGCGGCTTCACCCGGATTGTCGGAGGCCCCTCGGTCAACGTGGTCGACGGCGCGTCGTGCGCGCTGGGCGAAGCAGGCATCACCCAGGTCTCGGGCTTCTTCAAGGTCCACCTCGACGTGGCCCGGGACTGTCTGGCCGGCGGCACCATCGACCTGGGGGTGGTGGGGGGCGTCCGGACGCTCAAGGACATGATGACCGTGTTCTGGGCGAGTCCCACCCTGGGCCCTGGCGGCTTCGTGCTCGCGCCGGCTTCGTCGCTGAACATGAGGCTGGCCACGGAGGTGCTCACGGCCACCTGCAATGAGCGGCTCTTCGGGCCAACCCCGCGAGGCGCCGCGGTGCTCAAGGTGGGCCATGAGGCCCTCGCCACCTCGATGGCCGATGCGGACCGGCGCGACATCCTCACCGAGCTCACCGCCTTCAACGCCTCCGGAGCGACGCGCGCGTTGCCGCTCCAGTTCGACCTGACCAAGGGCCCGGCCACGCCGCTTCGCGCGATGCGGCTCGGCCAGCGATGA